From Pan troglodytes isolate AG18354 chromosome 1, NHGRI_mPanTro3-v2.0_pri, whole genome shotgun sequence:
TAGGATGTAGTGTAGTGTAGTAGCAAGTTTATAAACTTCAGAGCTCATGGGTCAAATCCCACTTATGCCACTTACTTGCATAACACTGTGGACATGTTGCTTAGCCTGAGTTCAACTTCCCCATGTAGAGTAAAACCTACTTTATAAGGTAGCTGTGAGGACCACTGTAACATCTGTAAAACACACAGTACAGTGCTCCAAAAGACAGTAGCTATCAATATGGTATGTTAGCAATAGAGCTCCATATTCTTTTGTGcatgaaatacaaagaaaacaagtAGCACTGGTAACAACACATTTATTTACGTACCCTGTTGTGTGACCGGGAGGTGTTTTTCACTTTCCAATAATTGATTAGGTTATAACAATTAAAATTCCAGAAGGTAAACTAGTAATTTATTGTTGCTCATAAGCATAGGTAAACAGACATGGTACCACAATAAAGGAATCTTAAACACTTCTAACCTTTTGGAATAGGTTTGAATATGGACCAATATACTTTGCCAATGGACCTAATAGATTACCAATATACTTCTAAATGTCATGGTTCTCTTCAGACACAACAGAAGAAATCTGGATCTAATTTTTCAACTTCAGAAATTTAACCAAGATGCTTAGGAAGATGCAAAAGGACGGCAGTACTTAAGCCTGTCATATTTATCACCAATATAACTGTATTGCTATTAAAAGTAAAATCATGGTAGGGAGCAGCCAACTAATTGCTAGTCTCAGTTCATAGATTtagtattttttgaaaataattcaccTCAGATGGCAGGCTATacaagtttaaagtagttttaacTTAACCTTTTGTGTACTAGTGAAAGCAATTAAGATAGATCCCAAGTCAAAGAACCAAACAGTGTATCAAGTTGGGTTTCATATCAGAAATCAGCCATTTCCAAACAACTGCATCGTATAGGACGTTTTCTTTCAGACTGCCTTTTATTCCTGGCTTCAAATCTTACTCACAGTATATGTTTTTAGAGAGTTTGGTAAGTGTAACAAATGGGTACTCATTGCTAGAGCAGGATATAAGAATGTGCTGATCACCAAGTATGAGATTtacattacattaaattaaaattatataatgttgGAAATAGACAATATAGGGAGTTCCCGGATCCTAGAAAATATTATGGCTAAGGAAACAGAGAACTCAAGAAATGAATCTACCTCCAAGAAACTAATTCAGTATAGTAAAATAGAATTAAGtgccctgtctcaggaaaaagtTTATTAAGAATAAGGAACAAGTGGGACATCATACATCGTTTCTTTGGAGATTAAAGTGCAGGCTATGAAATGGCatataaaataatgtgtaaaatAGTGCAATCTTAAGGtgccattatttttattacacataGCCTAGTTTTATGTCCATTTTCTCTCAAAAATCCAGCTGTAGTGACACCTTTTAGCTTATTAATTTAGGCATTACTTATACTGTTTTACCCACCTTTGGGGCTACAtagaatattttaacatttttaacacGTAGAATAATTGCGCATACATCTTGAAACTACTAAATAGAGATTAAGGCAAGCCCCTGTAAAGTTCAGTActccaaaaaaagtgttttacaAAAAAATTGCTTCCCAAATCAGTGGCTTTTGACCTGATGGTTCCCCAATAgtctttaaaactattttaaagtataatgACTCTCAACACATTTGCGTTTGCTCCATTATTTCCAGGCTCTGTACAGGAGTTTGAAAAACAACAGGTTCTATAACCTCAGAATCTGTGAAAACCAGTTAAGCCAAGTGCATGTGGGAGATAAGCAGAGGATCCGGCTGGGGTGGGGTAAGGTCAGCCGTTTCTGTCTCTTAGGCATGCCTTTTCACATTGCTATCCATGTGTGCAGCGCTGTACCAGAATACATTTCTACGTGGGAAGGACCCATTAACATGGAGACGTCTCCTCTGAAAAACAGCCAAGGAAGATGACGGGAATACTTTAAGAAATGTTGCACTAAGACAACGCAATATTAACAACGCACAGTATTTAAATACCTGACTTAAAATGCAGGGAAGAATGGTTCTCTCAGGAGGTTAATTTACAGTTTTCTTGTAACATATGTCAGTTCTAGCTGATCATAATAATCTGCGGTTTGTTGAACCTTAAATACCATTATGCTATCCATAGGTAAGCATAATGGCTATCAAATAACTGTCCTAACAAGTGGTGAAGGCAATATCCTAACATGTTTTAGCTAAATAGCCTAAGATTTAAGATTTGAACAACCGAACTGTAGTGCTTTATTCTCCTACTGCATGGAACATTCATGCATTAACAAGTACAATGAATTAGCTTTATGAATAGATGATTATAAGTGTATGCAATAGAAATTTGGATTTTGTAATAGAAAATTTACCTTCTAACAGTGTGACTACTTATTACGAAAGCCCTATACACATGTTAACTAATGGAAGACTACACAGATGTTTAGGCTATCTAGATgtagtttaaaaagaaattcaggaaacttttaaTAGTTCATGAATGACCATTAAAGAAACAGTCTGGGGCTGTATCCCTTTGATGCATACGGATCACACTCTGTAAATCTGTAAACACATACTTTGatacgtaaaaaaaaaaagtcttcctatGACCGGAAAAGCAGACTAGTAGAGGCCCCGGGTATTCCACCAGGCCTCCTCTAAAGATATGCTAATATGGCTAAATACTATGATTATAAAAATGAGAAGTGCTGAGAAAACGAGTTCCAAACGGGGACTTTTATGGATGACCTTGGCTGACAAATGTTTTttggaaattgttttattttaaaattaccttccCAACAAACCATGAAACACTTGGATGTTACTTTATGGTTTTTCATTGAAAACATACTACATTGTAAATGGAATTTCAAAGTCAGACATAGAATTGATCAAAATCTAAGGACAATATTATGTAAGGACGATATTAAAAATGGATAGAAAAAGCTTCATTTGGTGAGGTTAATCTAAAGGATGCATAACCATGTCACGGTGGACGGATAAAAAAGGTGATAACCTTGTGCTTTTATTCAACTAAGGTACTTACCAAAACCTTAGGTTTTATACAGGTGTTAAGCTCCCACCTGGAAAGGGACAGTTTTCTATATTACACctaaatttactttaaataacTGAAGCCCAAGGCAACAGTTGTTTAAAAGAACTTAACAGTCAAATAGCTACATAATTTAGTAAATTAAAATACAACTAAGACAGTGATAATTGAATGTCTCAAAACTATACAACTGGGGAAAATAACCACTGTACACAATTTGGAGGTTGTTAAAGTGACCACTCAGGAGGTTGAACAGTGCAAGACATGCTTTTACAGTTACAAGCTCAAAATAGGAGTGCAAACAAAATTAAAGCTTTTGTTTAAAGTTGTAGGGTAAGGAAAGCTTGAAACTAATATTAAAAAGCTTCCCTCAAGGTCATCCTCcagaaatgaaataatcaaaatgCTTTTTCATGGTACAATTTTCCTCAATGAACTTTGCTGCAATGGCAAAACTGCATCCTGCAAGTCGAGTCCCCTACTCACTCACCACATCTGATCAATGATCACATGGTGGTGAGCAAAGAGGAGTATTAGCTCCCAGAGGTCCAATATTGATAGAAAGAGCCTTGAAATTTGGGGTTCTGCCTTAGCCAGTGTACCTGAGCCCTACAGAGAACAGATAAAGCAATGGGCTTTAATAGTCTCTTGTTCCTATAAAACTGGAGGACAAATGGATGAACAATTCCCCCTCTAGAGGCAAGCTGTTGCGGTGGAAGATGTTAAGCGTTTAAATAAACTAAGACGCTGCTCTAAAAAGTGGAGAAGTATAAAGGTTCAAGATCAATACCAGTGCAAGAGCTTTTTAAGTGAGTTGACTAGGCaatgcatgcatccatccatgcaaATGTAGGACATGGCCCccaaagagaattgaaaacatgtaTAACAGCTGGGTAAGTTCCTTGCCAgtagtttataaaaatatatagtcaaTACTGTAGAGGCTCCTTCTACAGTCAATACTATGGAAGTCCATTTTAGTTACCCATTACTTCAATACCAAAAAGCATTAACTACTTTTCAGACATTCCAGACAAAGGTCACTTATAACAAAAAGacgacttaaaaaaaaaagaaccaagatAGTGTCCATTTAAAAAGTAGGTCTTTTCTTTCAAGTGAACAGGACATTTTCTGTATTAAACTTAACTTCTACTCTGTCAAGACTGGGTTTAAGATCCTTacgtatgtatgtgcatatatgcagAAACAAATTAACTTACTTTCAACATTATCTGCACAGAAAAAAGTTAACTCCTCAAAACATGATAGAACAGGTCTGGTTAGTACAAATCTATTGCAAAGTAAAAAGATTCTGTGCATCAGTTCAATCAGGAGAAGCAGGAAAAGAATGTCCCAACCATAAGAGTTCAAGTTTAAGTTGTGTTCTGAAAGCCTAGAAGCTTAAGGGACACCATGTTGCTCACAGTATCCTGATATGCATAACTGCTTAAGCTACTAAGCTGTGTCTTCCTCTGGAACTAGAACCACATTCCAATTTACTTTCTATTCCGAAGACGTTTAGATTTCCTAAGAGAGTCTATGGCTTCCGTGGCCTTTTTTCGTTTCCGAGGAGACTCCTCATTCTGCCCGGACCCTGAGGAATTTCCTACAGCACTTTCCATTACTTCTCGGAGTTTGCGTTCTAGCTCTGCCAACCGTGCATTTTGTTCACCTATGATCTGGGTCTGCTCTAGCAGTTTCTGGTCCTGGTCTTGAAGCTGTTTTTGCTGTTCTTGCACTTTGGTGCGAAGCTCAGAAATTTCACGCCTGAGAACAGTCACGCCAGCACCATTTGTTTTAACCTGCTGCTGGAGTTTGGTAACCTCTTGTCTTGAAGGATTTTGCTTGGAGAAGAGCTGCATTGTTGTTAGGGCTGCAGACGGTCCTGGAACTGTGGAGGAATAATTCAAAAGGGTCAGTCACTTAAAATGTTTCTCTACCAGTAATACTtacacttatttaaaaatggaataccCTTACTATGTCACTTCtgataatttcttcttctttgcaATCCATTCGGTCAATTGGGTTAATCATCATCATTTAACACCTTACTTTAACTATAAATGAGTTTAAATTCTGATTCTCCTGCTCATGTGGCAGTATGTAGACTGCCAGGAAACGGAGAAGGGCATTCAATGGCATAAACTtgaatttaaaatactgtacaatATTTTTAGAACCTAGTAACAAAATACAAGcagtaaaattagaaaataataatttttttttttttttgagacagagtctcactctattgcccaggctggagtgcagtggcgtgatcttggctcactgtaagctccgcctcctgggttcacgccattctcctgcctcagcctcccaagtagctgggactacaggcgcccgccaccacgcccggctaatttcttttcgtatttttagtagagacggggtttcaccatgttagccaggatggtgtggatctcctgacctcgtgatctgcctgcctcggcctcccaaagtgctgggattgcaggtgtgagccactgcgcccggccagaaaataattattttctatctaATTCACATAACAAACTATAAACTTTCAAGTTAGAAGTACACACCTACAGGTTGCACGTTTCTAATccagaaatctgaaatccaaaatctgcagcttcttgagcaccaacatgatgctcaaggaaatgctcattggagcattttggattgtGGGTATGTGGATAAGAGATTGTGCAGCCAGTAAgtgtaatgcaaatattccaaaatctgaaaaaaagccgaaatctgaaacacttctggtcctaagAAAttcggataagggatactcagcctGTATTGTGTTCTTAAGTTCACTCTGCACTTAAGTTATATACAAAGGCTTCAACTTTAGCCAAATGATAGGGACTCCATTAAACAGTGGGTTACATCATACATTATGACCACAGAGAATTCCTGACATGGTGTAGGAAGGCCTTGGACCTATTCTTTTAGGAATAATTAGAAATGTAACACAAgcataaaaataactattttaaacaaAGAACCTACTTTCTTTTAAACTTATCTACTGAAGGTTTTCTAAAAGAACTAGATGGGTCCATTCATATCCTAAACCCATAATGTTAATCTTCTCCTTGCACATCTATTTCCTTTATGGATGcattcttctttccctctctgcttATCCATATCCAACTTCTACTTATTCACCAAGGCTTAAATCAATCGTTACTTCCTGTGATGTTTCCATCAGACCAGCCAACACTGATCTTATCTACCTTAAAATTGTTTCTCTGCTCTCATTTGACATTTAATTGGACATTGCCTTATTTGTTTTGCCTATGATAATTTAACTTCAAGTCTGGGTATGTCTTACCTTTTGAAATAGTAAGATCCTTGAGAGCAGACACCACGTATTACACTTCTTTTTAGTCTCCACAGGACACAGTACAGTGCTGtgcacataataggtactcaataaataacaGATACATTAATGCTGAGATGTGTAGGCTTTATTACTCAATTACAGAAAGCCACTCGGTTGCCTCACTGAGTACTACAGGGAGCTAACTAatctgaacaaaacaaaaagttttactAAATTCTTTCCTAATTTAAAGTACTTGCCAGAGTTAGGGACATTAAATAATTTAGTCTTTCAGTAGATAAAGGCACAAATCTCTAGGAGCCAATATACTTTTGCAAAAACAGTTATTTAGCACAGATGAAGTGATACTGTTCAAAATAGCCTTATGAACCCTTTCTTTTAAAGtagcagccgggtgtggtggctcatgcctgtaatcccagcactttgggaggccgaggcaggcggatcacgaggtcaggagttcaagaccagcctgaacaacatggtgaaaccctgtttctactaaaaaatacaaaaattagccgggcgtggtggcacacgcctgtaatcccagctactcaggaggctgaggcggaagaattgcttgaacttgggaggcggaggttgcagtgagcagaggtcatgccattgcactccagcctgggcgacagagtgagactccctctcaaaaaaaataaaaaataaaaaataaagtagcagGCAGACACTTTGGGGGCTGAAATAATTCACCAAATATGTCCCTGAAGAGTTTTTGGCATTTTATCtggtatatttgttttttaaaaaatgaatattaattcatcagaaacataaaaaaatataGATGGTCCTCATACAATGGTTtaacttaatgatttttttttttttttgagacggagtctcactctgttgcccaggctggagtgcagtggcgtgatcttggctcaccgcaacctccgcctcttgagttcaagtgattctcatgcctcagcctccctagtagctgggactacagacatgcgccaccacgcctggctaattttttttttttttttttgagacggagtctcacactgtcacccaggctggagtgcagtggcacgatcgatctcggctcactgcaagctccgcctcctggtttcatgccattctcctgcctcagcctcctgagtagctggaactacagacacccgccaccgcgcccagctaactttttgtatttttagtagagatggggtttcaccatgttagccaggaaggtctccatctcctgaccttgtgatccgcccgccttggcctcccaaagtgctgggattacaggcatgagccaccgcgcccagccaattttttggtattttttagtagagacaccgttttaccatgttggccaggctggtcttgaactcctgacctcaggtgatcggcctgccttggcctcccaaagttctgggattacaggcgtgagccaccgcgcccagccaacttaatgattttttgactttacgatGGTATGGAAGTGATAGACATTTAGTAGAAACTGTACTCCAGGTATCCACAGAACCATTccgtttttcactttcagtacaatagaaaatgaattcagtaaattaCACAAGGatgctttattataaaataggctttgctagataattttgcccaactgtaagctaaggaagtgttctgagcatgtttaaggtaggttaggctaagctatgatgtttggtaggttcatgtattaagtgcattttttgacttacaatattttctacttatgatgggtttatcaggatgtaaccccatcGTAAATTAAGGAGCATCTGTATGTAACTTTtcacctcgaactcctgggctgaaacgatcctcccgcctcagtctcccaaagtgctgggaccacaggcgtgggccactgcgcctggtccagcaatcctatttccttttttttttttttgagatggagtttcgctcttgttgctcaggctggagtgcaatggcgcgaatctggctcactgcaacctctgcctcccaggtccaagcggttctcctgcctcagcctccagagtagctaggattacaggtgtgtgccaccatgcccagcacatttttgtatttttagtagatacggggtttcaccatgttggccagggtggtcttgaactaccgacctcaggtgatccacccactttgccctcccaaagtgctgggattacaggtgtgacccactgcgcctggccgggcCCAGCTATTCTATTTCTAATAAGTTTATTGTAAGTCAATATGGATATGTGCAAAGATTTAGTCACAAGACCGCTCAGATTGTTCTTCAGAGTATAAGTACTGAAAAGCTAGAAACAAGAAATGAGCCTAACTAGTGGATTAGTTGTGTAAGTTATAGTTGATTATCCAATCTCATTAAAAATGATGCTGCCAATAAACAACTACTAACACAGAAACGTTCAAGACACTGGTTAAGTGGAAAAAAACCGGAAGCAAGTTACAAAATTATGTACAAGCATGATTATAAAGTAGAGATACCTGGAGGAGAGCCCATGAGTCTTCCAGAAACATCTGATCCTGGtaatttcctctttaaaattgGAACAATCTTTTCATCAAAGTACTCCATTGCCATAGAGGATATATCCCTTAATTCTTGAAGTACTTCATGAGCTCGTTGAGGGGCTCTGGTAGAATTGACATATCTCAACACACGATAAATCTCATCAATCACCTAAAATAATGAATTCTCATTAGcactttagatttttcttttttaataaagaaaatagctaAACAGGCAGAGAAGTAACTGCTTGTTTTGCAATTCCGGTAAAGACCTGTAGGGTGATTTAAGTGATGTACTGGCCACTGATGAATATTGCTATTTATAACACATGGCTTTTGGGCTTGttacagtacttttttttttttttttttttgagacagagtttcactcgttgcccaagctggagtgcagtggtgcgatctcagctcattgcaacctctgcctcttgggttcaagcaattctctgcctcagcctcctaagtagctgggattacagtcgcctgccatcacgtgtggctaattttttgtatttttagtagagatgggcttcatcatgttgtccaggttggtctcaaactcttgacctcaggatccacccacctcggcctcccaaagtgcaaggattacaggtatgaaccactgtgcccggcctgttacATACTTCATACTTGCATTTATTAAGTACCTTTTATGTATCAGGTACTATGTTGGGACTGAGGAATCAGgatgaataaaataaagcttCTAACCCTGAAGGAAATCACAGTGTAACTGGGGAGATAATGTGTGTACATAAGTGATACAAACAGGTATACAAATTGCTATAGACACTAGAGGACTAAACTAAGAAATTAAATCCTGTATGGGAGCTGGGTAGGGTTGGAGATTGCCCAAACCCATTTTATTAATCCTCCAAACCTGAATCTGTTCCCCTAAGCTGCAGGGACTCAGCCTGATTTCTCTGCTCTTTTTAATACTGCCCCCATGTGCTCTATCCCTTTAAGTTTTGTTTCTCTGAGACTTGTTACGGATTGGAATGAAGTCTTGTCACTTCCTTGTCACCACCAAAAGGTAGCAGAAgatccttttttgttttaatgataaTTGTAAAGGGGAGAACACCTAACTCTCTTGCTGGAACAGTAAGTGAACCTTCCTTAGGCATTTGTGATATTAGCTTTCATCTCGGTGAGGTTATCCTTAATTCTTCCCTGTGGCTTCAGAATAGACCTGAagataaaattcctttttttttttttttttaagatggagtctcactgtgttgtccaggctggagtgcagtggcacaatcctggctcactgtcacctccaaccacagggttcaagtgattctcctgcctcagcctcccaggtagctgggattacagacatgtgccaccacacctggctaattttgtatttttagtagagatggggtttcaccatgttggccaggctggtcttgaactcctaactttaggtgatccaccctccttggcctcccaaagtgctgggattacaggtgtgagccaccatgcccgacctaaaATTCCTATTTCTAAAGACCCCAATCTGGATGACATCTATGGGCCCTTAACCTCATAAGAACTGAGGGTTAATCAACCAAACCATTCTGTCACCAAAATCTCAAACAACCTGGCATCCCACATATTCCTCCCACTGCATTTATCTAGCTTGCTCCCAACTCTGGATCAATCTTATAatccatcttcccttctcctttACTTATTTAGGCTGCTGAGCACAGCCAGAGAAACAATCTTGCAGAATCGTGTCAGGACAAATTCATAGCCCTTCAGATTTTCTAGACTCTCAGCATAATATAATGATCATTGTTAATGGAGCATGATGTATGCTTAATAAATGTCAGCAAAATCTAACCTTAGGATGTGTCCTTATCATAAGCCTGAGAAGACATCATTGGAGAGGCCAGGTTTGTGGGCTTGGAGAACTGAACAGGAAATGGCTTGGGCTGAGGTGGTGTACGTAGGCAGATGCAATGGGAGATGAGATGTGTGATTTTGAATCACATGGGACATGTAGGTGATATTTGCTAGCAGGTGGCTTGAGACACAGGATGGGAGTTCAGGAGAGGAATTTTGGATGATGGCTGATTGCCAAAggagaaaacacatttatttctgGCAATATTACTATATTATGAGCTCACTTTAGAAGAAGATAACCCCTTTCCCCAATAAAAACTTACTGAACTACTATGTTAGgaactatatatataaagaaatgaaaaatggagTACTTTCCCTTGGACTTACAATTTAATTACGTAAGCCTATCATAACTTGTAAGATAAACATTATTCAAGTATTAATTGAGTTCTTACTATGTACTTGTCACTTTTCAAAGTACTAGAGTAAAAAACAGTAAATAAGGATGACAAGATTATCATTCTCATGAAGctaaacaggaaaataatttaaaggagTGCCACATGGAAAAAAGAGGGTAATGTGACAGTTTCTATCAGGAAAGGCAGGAATAACATGAGATGGGTGGTTGGGAAAGGATTCTTTGCCATTTGTAAGGTAAGACTGAAGGATGAGGAAGAACTGATCAATTGAAGATATGGGGAGAAAAGTCTTTCAGGTAGAAATAGTAATGACAGTGGCCCCAAGGTCAGTGTCAGCTTGGCTTGTTCAAGGAGTTCAAGGACTAGAAATagacaaaattttatatatacatgtatatctccaaagagtaaatatttgtggaagcTAGCTACTCAAAGCTTAAaagttatataatatttatacataattaagaaatagttaataaaattaaaaatataagccaAAGTAGAAAATCAGTATTTAAAGGGTCCTTCATACtgactgatattttatgtatagtgcTAGGATATTAATTGACCCATAGTAGTTTTGTGTTTATCAACGTTTTACATATAGGTTATATACAGGAAAAGTACCACAGTACTCcataattttttgagacggagcttcgctcttgttgcccaggctggaaatgaCATGGtattggttcactgtaacctccacctcctgggttcaagcaattctcctgcctcagcctcccaagtagctgggattacaggcacccaccaccaagcctggctaatttttgtatttttagtagagacagggtttcaccatgttggccaggctggtctcaaactcctgacctcaggtgatctgcctgccttggcctcccaaagtgctgggattacaggcataagccactgcacctggccttccataatttttaaatgttgtccCCAAAGGCTAATATGTTGCATCTATAGATACAAACTGGCCATCAGCCCTTTGAACTAAATCAAGTCCCCCACCTTTTTGCCCCAGGGCTTTTGCACATGCTGATCCCTTTCCTGGAATGCCATCCCTGTGTATCTCCCTCACTTCAAATTCCTCAGTTATGCACGAGGTCACAGTAACACTGTACTTTCTCAGAAGTCTTTTCTGAACCCTCCTCCAGTTTAAATCATGTTAACATCTTCATCCAACCCTTTATTCCCCTTCAGAACACACATTACAATTTGTAAGTACATCTTTTTGTTAATTTCTATCTTCCCTATAATGTAGTAAACTCTATGACAGAAGAGATCATACCATGTTTCACTGTCAGATCCCCAGAGCCTAGCAGCATCTGGCACATGGCAGATACTCAGTAAATAAGGGGTAAAGATGGTTAAGTATATTAATTGTTCAACATTAATTGATACATCTAAACAAAACTGTTTAAGGGCAAATGACAGGGTTAATTCAACACAAGAATttgttttttggctgggcgtggtggctcatacctacggtgccagcactttgggaggccgaggtgggaagactgtctggagacaggagtttgagaccagcctgggcaacactgtgagctctgtctctacaaaaattaaaaaattagctgtgcacatgcctatagtcccatgtGCTGTGATCAGTCCAGGTGATggggcaagactgtctcaaaaaaaaaaaaaaaaagattatatggTTTTTCAGAAGTCAGATG
This genomic window contains:
- the FBXO28 gene encoding F-box only protein 28 isoform X1; its protein translation is MAAAAEERMAEEGGGGQGDGGSSLASGSTQRQPPPPAPQHPQPGSQALPAPALAPDQLPQNNTLVALPIVAIENILSFMSYDEISQLRLVCKRMDLVCQRMLNQGFLKVERYHNLCQKQVKAQLPRRESERRNHSLARHADILAAVETRLSLLNMTFMKYVDSNLCCFIPGKVIDEIYRVLRYVNSTRAPQRAHEVLQELRDISSMAMEYFDEKIVPILKRKLPGSDVSGRLMGSPPVPGPSAALTTMQLFSKQNPSRQEVTKLQQQVKTNGAGVTVLRREISELRTKVQEQQKQLQDQDQKLLEQTQIIGEQNARLAELERKLREVMESAVGNSSGSGQNEESPRKRKKATEAIDSLRKSKRLRNRK